From a region of the Neodiprion fabricii isolate iyNeoFabr1 chromosome 7, iyNeoFabr1.1, whole genome shotgun sequence genome:
- the LOC124186621 gene encoding uncharacterized protein LOC124186621, translating to MIKRSPVLLATVQLIASNPETGERIIARALLDQGSESSFVTESLAQQLRLRGGTRASTTHIVSTLISTSRRRLASSTRTHLADPSFAHPSQIDVILGADIYSNIISQGVRRGAPGTPIAQETQFGWVLSGCVSAEAAIPSYGAVQGFQCSLDHELLDLVQQFWKQEEVSKSLALTSEEERCEQHFCETVSRTASGRYVVRLPLKDNSVELGNSRNPAHQMVLRLEKRFGSDAKLKEAYSSFLREYRQLGHMRRAINIPEDNSRVFYLPHHGVVRDSSSTTKLRVVFNGSQRTNLGLSLNDNLLVGPKVQTDLANVLLRWRQYPVAFSSDIVKMYRQILVHNDDQDFQRILWREEPELPIEEYQLTTVTYSLASAPYLAIRVLHQLVHDEGKQYPFASHVILENTYVDDILSGAEDVDQGREKINELNQLLKAGGFELQKWTSSHPETLVDISRNHQEIAMHLNLDQSPFFRALGLAWRPDIDAFAFSPQIHQTRDNFTKRKVLSQTAQLFDPLGSLSPITIRAKIFMQELWALGFDWDEPLSASLSSRWIEFLQDLQGISAITIPRWIGLSSASLGIEIHGFADASQSALGAVIYARTYINTHEVRVSLVCAKTKVAPLKKVTIPRLELCAANLLVRLMCHVEKTLNFENTPVYLWTDSTVALAWIKSHPSRWKEFVRNRVTEIQEFARARWYHISGFENPADLASRGASPEQLQKSELWTFGPSWLSKPSVNWPSLSPRPEENIHLEKRKGLLTHIATAKPLQIWDLVDRYSKLSTLLKVTSLCKRAANRFLAKTTSNRVNTSITVGPISTLELSDAQLFWTKVTQQAYFAEEIRQIETSSSFTRSHPLSRLTPFIDSNGFLRVGGRLNHSLLSYDEKHPFILPRESSFSTLIIDHHHRLTLHGGPQLTLATIRQRYWILGGRVPIRMFIHRCVPCARHRATLSSQQMGQLPPFRVTQSRPFLHSGVDYAGPFSIRASRGRGAKSCKGYIVIFICFTTSAVHLELVSDYTTEAFIAAYKRFTSRRGICASIASDCGTNLVGADSELRRLLVASSKEFSEIANILASHETQWRFNPPSAPHFGGKWEAGVKSVKFHLKRVIGEATQTFEQFATFLTQVEATLNFRPLCAISDDPRDPSALTPGHFLVGSALNTIPEPSLIEVPV from the exons ATGATCAAGCGCTCTCCAGTTCTTCTCGCCACAGTGCAATTGATCGCCTCGAATCCGGAGACTGGAGAAAGAATCATCGCTCGCGCTCTACTCGATCAAGGATCCGAAAGTTCATTCGTCACGGAGTCGCTAGCGCAACAATTGCGATTAC GTGGAGGCACTCGTGCTTCCACGACTCACATCGTATCTACCCTCATTTCGACTTCTCGTCGAAGACTGGCCTCATCTACGAGGACTCACCTCGCGGATCCAAGCTTTGCACATCCCAGTCAAATCGACGTAATTCTCGGAGCTGACATCTACAGCAACATCATTAGTCAAGGAGTTCGAAGAGGAGCACCAGGAACACCAATCGCGCAAGAAACTCAGTTCGGTTGGGTCCTCTCCGGCTGCGTTTCAGCGGAAGCAGCAATCCCCTCGTATGGCGCAGTCCAAGGCTTCCAATGCTCCCTCGATCACGAACTGCTCGATCTCGTGCAGCAGTTTTGGAAGCAGGAAGAAGTGTCGAAATCTTTGGCACTAACTTCCGAAGAAGAGCGTTGTGAGCAACACTTTTGCGAAACGGTTTCTCGAACTGCGTCTGGTCGTTACGTAGTTCGGCTGCCGCTCAAGGACAATTCGGTAGAGCTCGGCAATTCGCGGAATCCCGCGCATCAAATGGTCCTTCGTTTGGAGAAACGGTTCGGTAGCGACGCGAAACTCAAGGAGGCTTACTCGAGCTTCCTTCGTGAATATCGTCAACTCGGGCACATGCGTCGCGCTATCAATATACCTGAAGACAATTCCCGCGTGTTTTATCTTCCCCATCACGGTGTAGTTCGCGACAGCAGTTCAACAACAAAGTTGCGTGTCGTGTTCAACGGGTCTCAAAGAACCAACCTCGGACTCTCTCTCAATGACAATCTTCTCGTCGGTCCAAAAGTGCAAACCGACCTCGCGAACGTTCTCTTACGCTGGCGACAATATCCAGTCGCGTTCTCATCAGACATCGTCAAGATGTACCGACAAATTTTGGTCCACAATGATGACCAAGATTTTCAGCGAATCCTCTGGAGGGAAGAACCAGAGCTACCGATTGAAGAATATCAACTGACTACGGTAACGTATAGTCTTGCAAGCGCTCCGTATCTCGCGATCCGTGTTCTTCATCAACTCGTTCACGACGAAGGTAAGCAGTATCCCTTTGCGAGCCACGTCATTCTCGAGAACACGTACGTCGACGACATCCTCTCAGGAGCAGAGGACGTTGATCAAGGTCGCGAGAAAATCAACGAACTCAATCAATTGCTCAAGGCGGGCGGCTTTGAACTTCAAAAGTGGACTTCAAGCCACCCAGAAACTCTCGTTGACATTTCTCGAAACCATCAAGAGATCGCGATGCATCTGAATCTCGATCAAAGTCCATTCTTTCGGGCTCTCGGTCTTGCGTGGAGACCAGACATCGACGCGTTCGCGTTCTCTCCGCAAATTCATCAAACTCGGGACAATTTCACGAAACGAAAAGTTCTCTCACAAACCGCGCAGCTCTTTGATCCTCTCGGATCGCTCTCGCCGATCACGATCAGAGCCAAAATCTTTATGCAGGAATTGTGGGCACTCGGTTTCGACTGGGACGAGCCGCTCTCAGCTTCATTGTCCTCGCGATGGATCGAGTTTCTACAAGATCTTCAAGGCATCTCAGCTATCACCATCCCACGATGGATCGGGTTAAGTTCAGCATCTCTCGGGATAGAGATCCACGGTTTCGCGGACGCCTCTCAAAGTGCATTAGGCGCAGTGATCTACGCGCGAACGTATATCAACACTCACGAAGTGCGCGTTTCACTAGTGTGCGCGAAAACTAAAGTAGCGCCGCTAAAGAAGGTGACAATTCCTCGTCTCGAACTCTGTGCTGCGAATCTTCTCGTCCGGTTGATGTGTCATGTGGAAAAGACTCTTAATTTCGAAAACACCCCGGTTTATCTGTGGACGGATTCCACAGTCGCGCTCGCGTGGATCAAAAGCCACCCATCGCGGTGGAAGGAATTCGTTCGTAATCGCGTAACGGAAATCCAAGAGTTCGCGCGCGCTCGTTGGTATCACATCTCGGGTTTTGAAAACCCCGCTGATCTTGCGTCTCGTGGTGCATCTCCGGAGCAACTCCAAAAATCAGAACTTTGGACCTTCGGACCATCCTGGCTCTCGAAGCCTTCTGTCAATTGGCCATCCTTATCTCCACGACCGGAAGAAAACATTCAtctcgagaaaagaaaagggcTGTTGACGCACATCGCAACTGCTAAGCCGCTACAAATCTGGGATCTCGTCGATCGCTACTCAAAACTATCGACTCTCCTCAAAGTCACATCATTGTGTAAACGCGCAGCAAATCGGTTCCTCGCGAAGACGACATCGAATCGCGTAAACACGTCTATCACTGTCGGACCGATTTCTACTCTCGAGTTGAGCGACGCCCAACTGTTTTGGACCAAGGTGACCCAGCAGGCGTACTTTGCAGAAGAAATTCGCCAAATCGAGACAAGCTCAAGTTTCACTCGAAGTCATCCACTATCGCGACTCACGCCGTTCATCGATTCGAACGGATTCCTCAGAGTCGGTGGTCGACTGAATCACTCATTGCTTTCGTATGACGAAAAGCACCCGTTCATCTTGCCTCGCGAATCATCGTTCTCCACATTGATCATCGATCATCATCATCGGTTGACGCTCCACGGTGGTCCGCAACTCACTCTCGCTACAATCCGACAGCGGTACTGGATCTTGGGAGGAAGAGTACCGATCCGCATGTTCATACATCGTTGCGTTCCTTGTGCGCGTCATCGCGCCACCCTCAGCAGCCAACAGATGGGCCAACTCCCTCCGTTTCGAGTCACGCAATCAAGGCCGTTTCTTCACTCTGGCGTTGACTACGCTGGTCCATTCTCGATTCGAGCCTCCCGCGGAAGAGGAGCGAAATCATGCAAGGGATATATCGTTATCTTCATCTGCTTCACGACCTCGGCTGTGCATCTCGAGCTAGTTTCGGATTACACGACGGAGGCATTCATCGCGGCGTACAAACGCTTCACATCTCGACGAGGAATTTGTGCCTCAATCGCAAGCGATTGTGGAACGAATCTCGTCGGCGCAGACTCGGAACTTCGCCGTCTTCTCGTTGCATCGTCAAAGGAGTTCTCAGAAATCGCAAACATCCTCGCATCACACGAAACCCAGTGGCGGTTCAATCCTCCCTCCGCGCCTCATTTCGGTGGAAAATGGGAAGCCGGAGTGAAATCAGTCAAATTTCACCTCAAACGAGTCATCGGAGAAGCTACTCAAACGTTCGAGCAATTCGCGACGTTCCTCACGCAAGTAGAAGCCACGCTTAATTTTCGACCTCTTTGCGCTATCTCGGACGATCCACGGGATCCAAGTGCCTTGACTCCAGGACACTTTCTCGTCGGCTCAGCATTGAACACAATTCCTGAGCCGTCACTCATCGAGGTGCCAGTTTAA